A region of the Thermodesulfobacteriota bacterium genome:
CGCGGCCGTTCATGCCCGGCATCACGACGTCGGTGGCCAGCAGGTGGATCTCGCCGGGCTCCCGCGCGGCCAGTTCCAGCGCCTCTGCCGGGCTTTGGGCCGTCAGCACCCGGTAGCCCTGGCGCTCGAGGATGGCCTGGCCCAGGGCCAGGATCGCTTCCTCGTCCTCCACCAGGAGCACGGTCTCGGTGCCCGGGGGGGGAGCCGCGGGCACATCGCGGACCACCGCCGCCTCGCCCCCTCCCGTCCACCGGGGCAGATAGATCCGGAAGGTCGTCCCGTGGCCGGGCTCGCTGTAAGCGTAGATCGCGCCACCGGCCTGCTTGACGATGCCGTACACGGTGGCGAGCCCCAGGCCGGTGCCCTTCCCGGGCTCCTTGGTCGTAAAGAAGGGCTCGAAGATGTGGGCCAGGGTCCCCTGGTCCATGCCGGCGCCGGTGTCGGTCACCTGGAGCACCGCGTGCTCCCCGGGGGCGGCCCCGGGATGCGCCTCGCACCAGGCCTCGTCGAGCACCGCATTGGAGGTCTCCACCGTGACGGTGCCGGTTCCCGGGATGGCGTCGCGGGCGTTCACCGCCAGGTTTGCCAGGATCTGGTCCACCTGGCCGGGGTCCAAGTACACCCGCCACACGTCCGCCCCCGGCTTCCAGCGGAGCTCGATGTCCTCCCCGATCAGCCGCTGGAGCATCCCGTGCAGGGCCCCGACCGCCTCGTTCAGGTCCAGGGCCCGGGGGGCCACCACCTGCTGCCGCGCGAAAGCCAGGAGCTGGTGCGTAAGGCGTGCCGCGCGGCTGCCGGCGTCGAGGATGCCCTGGAGCCGTGGCAGCAAGGGATGGCCGGGCTCCAGGTCTCCGGCGGCGAGCTCGGCCAGGCCGTTGACGACGGTGAGGAGGTTGTTGAAGTCGTGGGCCACGCCCCCCGCGAGCCGGCCCACCGCCTCCATCTTCTGGGCCTGGCGGAGCTGGTCTTCCAACCTGTGGTGTGCGGTCACGTCGCGCTTGACGCAGATGACCTTCTCGACCCGGCCATCGGCTCCCGCCAAGGGCATGGTACGTACCTCCCACGCCCGACCGTCGGGGCTCGACAGGACGTCCTCGTGGGGGGTGCCCGACGCGAAGGAACGCAGAATCGGGCAGGGTTCGCAGGCCCGCGCGCGGCCGTACCAGAGCTCGTGGCAGCGCTGCCCCACCATGGTCTGCGGCTCGGTCGCGACGGCCCTGGCCGCGGCACGGTTGGCCCACAGCACCCTCAGCTTGGGGTCGAGCAGCATCAGGCCGTCGGGGATGCCGTCCAGCAGGCCCTGGAACTCCTGGGACAGGCGGCGGAACTCGGCTTCGCTGGCGCGCAAGGCCTCGTCGGCGCGCCTGCGCTGGGTGATGTCGCGGATCACGCCGATGTTGCCTGCCGGTTGGCCCTGGTCATCGTGCAGCTTCAGTGCGAAGAGTTCCCCTGCGAACACCTCCCCGCACTTTCGCCGG
Encoded here:
- a CDS encoding response regulator gives rise to the protein MRDEKLRVLYVEDNPADADLARRELGRLAPGIELEVAETLAAARERLGPPPFPFDVLLTDLGLPDGSGLELLAEVGGSSASLPVVILTGSGDQEAAVAALKAGAEDYLVKKPGHPAELPRVLAEARDRFRTRRERRSRPLRVLYAEPNDFDVDLTRRYLTQHASHIHLEVVTGGAEVLARLPGSTQDPLPWDVVLLDYRLPGLDALEVVKALRQERGLTVPIVLVTGQGTEEVAVEALRLGAQDYVVKRPGYLTRLPVVLENVQKQAELRRAEARYRNLFSSLRDVVIVADEARTIVDANQPALRTVFGYETHEVLGRQTSVLYGSQEEFARTGREVFDRREPTAGQLLEVRFRRKCGEVFAGELFALKLHDDQGQPAGNIGVIRDITQRRRADEALRASEAEFRRLSQEFQGLLDGIPDGLMLLDPKLRVLWANRAAARAVATEPQTMVGQRCHELWYGRARACEPCPILRSFASGTPHEDVLSSPDGRAWEVRTMPLAGADGRVEKVICVKRDVTAHHRLEDQLRQAQKMEAVGRLAGGVAHDFNNLLTVVNGLAELAAGDLEPGHPLLPRLQGILDAGSRAARLTHQLLAFARQQVVAPRALDLNEAVGALHGMLQRLIGEDIELRWKPGADVWRVYLDPGQVDQILANLAVNARDAIPGTGTVTVETSNAVLDEAWCEAHPGAAPGEHAVLQVTDTGAGMDQGTLAHIFEPFFTTKEPGKGTGLGLATVYGIVKQAGGAIYAYSEPGHGTTFRIYLPRWTGGGEAAVVRDVPAAPPPGTETVLLVEDEEAILALGQAILERQGYRVLTAQSPAEALELAAREPGEIHLLATDVVMPGMNGR